In Nissabacter sp. SGAir0207, the genomic stretch ATTGCTATTCCTGTTAGTGGGATAAATCCTATTTATGGGGTGAGCGTTTTACATTAAGAACCATTGGGATAGTATCTGATTTGTGAACAGATTGTTGATTATGGCTTTTCATGAATTTTGGAAGGGCCAAAGCATTAGAGAATTGCGACTATTCTCAATGGAATAATTACCCTTTGCGCGCTATTACTGTTGTACATAATTATTTTAATGAATTTATGGCAATCTGGCGGTAGATGCTCAAAAAGGAGCCACAACAGGGCAGCCACACTAACCATTTTATTTCGACACACACCAGAGCCCACAAGGGATTGGGTACGGAAATAATACGATATTTCTTAAGCTTACTGGATATGAGCAAAGATGAAGGAAAAGCGCATGAGTGACTATAATAAATTAACCATAAAGAATCTGGATGTATTCATCCCGCCAAATGAAATCTCTCATTTGCGCTGGAAGGAATACCAGATCCTTTCACTATTATTTGCCCGTTCGCCTGAGTTGGTCACCCGAGCCGAAATCATCGAAAATATCTGGAAGGGGACCTACTGCTCTGATTCCACTATCAATCAGACAATTAAGTCGATTCGGCAAAAAATTGGTGATGAGGATCACGTCCTGATTAAAACCATCCCGCGCGTTGGTTATAAGATAGATCGAAAAGAGTTATTTCACTTCCTGAACGAAGATGAAGCATTAGATTTTAATACTAAACCGGGTACCCAGAAAAAGGAGAGCCGGCCAAGTGAGCCTACCGCCCCCGTGGAGGAGCCGCGCGCCGCGCAGCACCATTCCGCCCCGGTAGAGACCGTGCTGCCCCAGGCTGAATTGCCGGTGGCGGAAGAGCAGGTGGCAGTCAGTCATCAGCCTGAAACACAGAGTGTGGAAAGTGAGTCCATCGTGCAACACGCACCCACCGAGCCTGCTCAGACAGTGCCGGATGTCAAAAAAGGACCCTTTACCCGTATGCGTGATCTGGTCAACTTCGGCGCAAGCTGGAGATACCTCACGCTGGTTGCTCTCTCTTTGATCATTGTTGGTCAGCTTTTTTATGAAACTACACACACGTCCGGATCTGACAGTAACGGTAAAAATGTTGTTCTGATTTTGCGGGTCAACCCATCGACCC encodes the following:
- a CDS encoding winged helix-turn-helix domain-containing protein, with product MSDYNKLTIKNLDVFIPPNEISHLRWKEYQILSLLFARSPELVTRAEIIENIWKGTYCSDSTINQTIKSIRQKIGDEDHVLIKTIPRVGYKIDRKELFHFLNEDEALDFNTKPGTQKKESRPSEPTAPVEEPRAAQHHSAPVETVLPQAELPVAEEQVAVSHQPETQSVESESIVQHAPTEPAQTVPDVKKGPFTRMRDLVNFGASWRYLTLVALSLIIVGQLFYETTHTSGSDSNGKNVVLILRVNPSTLGLQPNREATLQQGFSQSAPHDSVICMVNIPDRHSVTSVWLLDHVKKGCMLNNDNSGLTINPGIPL